CCGCCTACCATTGCATCAATCATATATCCTCTCCCCTTCCTTTTTACTCTTCTTTTTTGTAAGGAAAGATCTTCTTCAGCGCTGACATAATGAGGCTAAAGATAATAAGGGTACATATAGTACCTCCCATACCTACTACAAGCATGGTTATTCCGAAGGTCCATTTATCTATCATACAAGCCTCCTCCCAATATTGAGCATGGTTATTCCGAAGGTCCATTTATCTATCATACAAGCCTCCTCCCAATATTGAGCATGGTTATTCCGAAGGTCCATTTATCTATCATGTACGCTTTCTCCTAAAATATTGAATGTTTCAGACATTTAATTGCTTATTACTTTCTATCGTAATGACAAAATAACTATATCACTGTCAATACAGAGTCAAGTGAAATCTTTAACAAAGTTATAATTATC
This sequence is a window from Syntrophorhabdaceae bacterium. Protein-coding genes within it:
- a CDS encoding OadG family protein, whose product is MIDKWTFGITMLVVGMGGTICTLIIFSLIMSALKKIFPYKKEE